A single Salmo trutta chromosome 14, fSalTru1.1, whole genome shotgun sequence DNA region contains:
- the manbal gene encoding protein MANBAL: MSAELDLSPPEVPEPTLLESLLRYGLFLGAIFQLICILAVIIPTSKGHEQEETEPNDMKAGDQNKKSKGPAPQIRQKLKKESKKKR, translated from the exons ATGTCCGCGGAACTGGACCTTTCGCCCCCAGAGGTACCTGAACCCACTTTGCTTGAGAGTCTCCTGCGCTATGGACTCTTTCTGGGAGCTATATTCCAACTCATCTGCATCTTGGCTGTCATAATACCGACCTCCAAGGGGCATGAACAG GAGGAGACGGAGCCAAATGACATGAAGGCTGGTGACCAGAATAAGAAGTCAAAAGGACCTGCGCCTCAGATTCGTCAGAAACTaaagaaagagagcaagaagAAGCGATAG